From one Electrophorus electricus isolate fEleEle1 chromosome 20, fEleEle1.pri, whole genome shotgun sequence genomic stretch:
- the arpc4l gene encoding actin related protein 2/3 complex, subunit 4, like, with product MTATLRPYLNAVRATLQAALCLENFSSQVVERHNKPEVEVRSSKELLLQPVVISRNDKEKVLIEGSINSVRVSIAVKQADEIEKILCHKFMRFMMMRAENFFILRRKPVEGYDISFLITNFHTEQMYKHKLVDFVIHFMEEIDKEISEMKLAVNARARIVAEEFLKNF from the exons ATG ACGGCGACCTTGCGGCCATACCTGAACGCTGTGCGTGCCACCCTGCAAGCAGCTCTGTGTTTGGAGAACTTCTCCTCCCAAGTGGTGGAACGGCACAACAAACCAGAGGTGGAAGTTAG GAGCAGCAAGGAACTGCTCCTGCAGCCAGTGGTGATCAGCCGCAACGACAAAGAGAAGGTTCTGATAGAGGGCTCCATTAACTCTGTGCGGGTCAGCATCGCTGTCAAGCAG GCAGATGAGATTGAGAAGATCCTGTGCCACAAATTCATGCGTTTCATGATGATGAGAGCAGAGAATTTCTTCATTCTTAGAAGGAAACCTGTGGAG GGCTATGACATCAGCTTCCTCATCACCAACTTCCACACGGAGCAGATGTACAAGCATAAACTGGTGGACTTCGTCATCCACTTCATGGAGGAGATCGACAAGGAGATCAGTGAGATGAAGCTAGCCGTCAATGCCCGTGCCCGAATCGTTGCTGAGGAGTTCCTGAAAAAC TTTTGA
- the tada3l gene encoding transcriptional adapter 3, giving the protein MSELKDCPPLKYYDFKPVEHVKVCPRYTAVLGRSEDDGIGIEELDTLQLELETLLSSASRRLRALEEQRQILTDWQDKKGDKRFLKLSKDADLSASSRHPKPKKQKLEGKAGHGPGPGPGRPKSKNLQPKVQEYEFSEDPQDIPRNPKNDAPNRFWASVEPYCADITNEEIRVLEELLKPPEDEGEYYKIPALGKHYSQRWAQEDLLEEQREGARANDKKKSLLGPLSEIDAKDVDALLKKSEAQHEPPEDGCPFGPLTQRLLQALVEENIISPMEDSPIPDIPVKDDGVGTSPRSQGKPFSVPHTRSLEARIKEELVSHGLLDSEERQGAGGDSEDEVLAELQKRQAELKALSAHNRARKQELLRLAREEMRKQELRQRVRVADNEVMEAFRRIMAARQKKRTPTKKEKDQAWKALKERESILKLLDG; this is encoded by the exons ATGAGTGAGTTGAAGGACTGCCCACCACTCAAGTACTATGACTTCAAGCCAGTGGAGCATGTGAAAGTGTGTCCACGCTATACTGCTGTGTTGGGCCGCTCTGAGGATGATGGCATCGGGATTGAAGAGCTGGATACActgcagctggagctggagacCCTTCTGTCCTCAGCCAGCCGCCGTCTTCGAGCACTGGAAGAACAGAGACAG ATTCTGACAGATTGGCAGGACAAAAAAGGTGACAAAAGGTTTCTAAAGCTGAGCAAAGATGCTGATCTCTCAGCTTCCTCTCGTCATCCCAAGCCTAAGAAGCAGAAGCTGGAGGGAAAGGCAGGTCACGGGCCCGGCCCCGGCCCAGGCAGGCCAAAATCCAAGAACTTGCAGCCCAAAGTTCAGGAATATGAATTCAGTGAAGATCCGCAAGACATACCCCGCAACCCCAAAAATGACGCACCTAACAG ATTCTGGGCCTCAGTGGAACCCTACTGTGCAGACATCACCAATGAAGAGATCAGAGTTCTTGAAGAGCTTCTTAAACCCCCTGAAGATGAAGGAGAGTACTACAAG atccCAGCTCTGGGAAAGCACTATTCTCAGCGCTGGGCTCAAGAGGACTtgctggaggagcagagggagggagcacgAGCCAATGACAAGAAGAAAAGCCTCTTGGGTCCCCTTTCTGAGATAGATGCCAAAG ACGTGGACGCTCTGCTGAAGAAGTCTGAAGCCCAGCACGAGCCCCCGGAAGATGGATGTCCATTTGGCCCACTGACGCAGCGCCTGCTGCAAGCCCTGGTGGAG GAGAATATCATATCCCCCATGGAAGATTCTCCCATCCCAGATATTCCAGTGAAGGATGACGGGGTGGGAACGTCGCCCCGCAGCCAGGGAAAACCTTTCAG tgtGCCCCACACACGCTCTCTGGAGGCTCGGATTAAGGAGGAGCTGGTGTCTCATGGCCTGCTGGACTCTGAGGAGCGGCAGGGTGCCGGGGGGGACTCGGAGGACGAGGTGCTGGCTGAGCTCCAGAAGAGGCAGGCCGAGCTTAAGGCCTTGAGCGCCCACAACCGTGCACGCAAACAAGAGCTGCTCCG ATTAGCGCGGGAGGAGATGAGAAAGCAGGAGCTTCGTCAACGGGTCCGCGTAGCTGACAACGAGGTAATGGAGGCCTTCCGACGCATTATGGCTGCCAGACAGAAGAAACGCACCccgacaaagaaagagaaagaccaGGCATGGAAAgccctgaaagagagagagagcatcctCAAATTGCTGGAtggataa